The genomic segment aaaatgacagtccacaggaaACGAAATCTAGGGATTCATAACAACGGccactccccattgtgaactgactggtgtgccagtaggttggatgaccgaatgaatcctttcccacattctgagctggtgaatggcttctccccagtgtgaactcgctgatgtctctgtaggttggatgactgagtgaatctcttcccacagactgagcaggtgaacggtttttccccagtgtgaactcgcagaTGTGTCAGTAGGGTGGACGATTGagggaatcctttcccacattctgagcaggtaaacggccactccccagtgtgaactgactggtgtgccagtagttgggatgaccgagtgaatacattcccacattctgagcaggtgaatggcttctccccagtgtgaactcgctgatgactctgtagggtggatgaatcagtgaatctcttcccacagactgagcaggtgaacggcttctcccctgtgtgaactaattggtgtctctgtaggttggatgaatcagtgaatctcttcccacagactgagcaggtgaaccgcttctccccagtgtgaactcgctgatgtctctgcagggcggataactgagtgaatcccttcccacattctgagcaggtgaatggcttctccccagtgtgaactcgctgatgaatctgtagtttggataactgagtgaatcccttcccacattctgaacaggtgaacggcttctccccagtgtgaactcgctgatgactctgtacggtggatgaatcagtgaatctcttcccacagactgagcaggtgaacggcttctccccagtgtgaactcgctgatgtctctgtaggttggatgaatcagtgaatctcttcccacagactgagcaggtgaatggcttctccccagtgtgaactcgctgatgactctgtagtgtggataaccaagtgaatctcttcccacagactgagcacgtgaacggcttctccccagtgtgaactcgctgatgtgccattaggttggatgactcagtgaattccttcccacagtctgagcaggtgaacggccgctcgcCGGTGTAAACACGCTGGTGAGCCATTgtgtcagatgactgagtgaatcctttcccacaaattcagcagatgaccagcctctgctcgatgtgaactgactggtgtgtcgacaggtgggaagaccgactgaatccttcCTCACACACAGAAtagatgaatggccttgtccagtgtgaacttgctgatgtaccttcagttgtgaTGACCGAgtaaatccattcccactgtccgaGCACGTGATcagcctctcccctgtgtaaaataATGGGTGTACCAATTGGTCAAATgaacgagtgaatccctccccaccttctgagcaggaaggatggctgattgaatcccttgctccttTTCTTAAATgtctagacagagacagcaaaactggcgtgtcgtgtttgagattcctggggacaaattccttctcatttttaaTCTGTAAAAAGAATAACAAAATCCATTAGTgtgtgtaggacaacatttcagatgagattacttgagttgccaaggtttgatctggtatcacactgttacagtgagattcAACCCGAGATggacagagaaatcatcttctaactgggcacagtgctggtatctggaatgaccatcaattctctgatgctcttcctgtctctataaaaatggggcatttctgccatctccaatctgtgacctggctcagtttgactctctccattggtattattccctgttcctgctgagcagcatgggtgcctggccccacagtaactgaaacagtatcacgcaaatagtctttcttgacatgcatttgggattttcttttacatatgattaacttaaagtgccacagtgttaacgccatataaaaaaattcctgctgagatgaatggttggtctgcacagctgtgaaAAGGACTTAaagtgaatttttgtattatttcaggttcttgggccatctggtttgtgctgaactatttaaactgcccactcccatacccctaccatccaggcacctactcaaacctcttaaatgttgaaatcgtgcttgcatgcaccacttgtgctctttgctcattccacacctggatgatcgtcggtgtgaagaagtttcccctcatgttccccttaatgtttcacctttcccccttaacccatggcctctggttgtagtcccacaccatctcagtggtaaaatccctatctatgtccctcataataGTGGTATAccccaatcaaatctcccctcaatcttttatgttccaaggaataaagtcctgacctgttcgatctttccttataactcaagtcctacagacctggcaacatccttgtgaattttctctgaacctcttttacatctttcctgtaggttggtaaccaaaaccgcacacaatactccaaattaggcttcaccagtgccttctacaagtcaacataacatccgtctattgttgtcagtactctagttcatgaaggccaatgggctgaaatctttctttctgtctctatctaactgtgataccactttcagtgaattaaagACTTGTATTCCCAGGACCCTTTCTTACTACAATACTCCTCCATGCCTGACCAGTCACTGTGAAAGACCTCCCTTGGTAGGTcataccaaagtgcaatacctcacacttgtctgcattaaattacattttccatttcccaaaccattttcccagctggtccagatcatacTGCAAACCATGATACTCTTCCTCGCTGAcgactacaccaccaatcttggtgtcagctacaaattttctgatccagttaaccaccctatcatccagattactgatatagatgacaaacaataacagatacagcactgatccctgtggcacaccgctagtcacaggatGCGGTCAAGAGGCagccatctgctaccacacactggcttctcccaaagacagtgtctcatccaatttactatctcatcttgagtgcTGAGTGACCAAACCTTCTTGATCCACCTCCCAtattccacctctgtaatctgtacagggtctaggaatttgatgctgctttgcctcacttctatagactctgtgttcatctcgtgagtaaaaaaaaatctcccacatctattttgtctcctcatatggattaccattctgatcttgcagaggattaattttttcccttgcaatcttttcactcttaacatatctgcagaatccatgaggattctccttcatcttgcctGCTGGggtaacctcatgccttctttgtctttcataagtgtt from the Mobula birostris isolate sMobBir1 chromosome 13, sMobBir1.hap1, whole genome shotgun sequence genome contains:
- the LOC140207485 gene encoding uncharacterized protein, with translation MAHQRVYTGERPFTCSDCGKEFTESSNLMAHQRVHTGEKPFTCSVCGKRFTWLSTLQSHQRVHTGEKPFTCSVCGKRFTDSSNLQRHQRVHTGEKPFTCSVCGKRFTDSSTVQSHQRVHTGEKPFTCSECGKGFTQLSKLQIHQRVHTGEKPFTCSECGKGFTQLSALQRHQRVHTGEKRFTCSVCGKRFTDSSNLQRHQLVHTGEKPFTCSVCGKRFTDSSTLQSHQRVHTGEKPFTCSECGNVFTRSSQLLAHQSVHTGEWPFTCSECGKGFPQSSTLLTHLRVHTGEKPFTCSVCGKRFTQSSNLQRHQRVHTGEKPFTSSECGKGFIRSSNLLAHQSVHNGEWPLL